The nucleotide sequence GGTGCTTGGGATTTTGGTGGCAAAGGAATATGGTATTGAAGTGGATGATCTGATCGAAAAATCATACAAAAACCTGGTTAAGGCCCAAGAAGAAAATCTTTGCTAATGCTCGGATTTAATTGAGTACATAAAGTTATAGTTATACATTATGTACAAAAAAAGAGGGAAGGAATTACGACGGGCGCGAGGGGCGATATATTTTTCCTTCCCGCTAATATTTCATTGTACAATTTGATAATGCATTTTTATTCATATATAATAAAGCCAAGAGCAGAGTGAAAGTAATCTTAAATTACTGAAATTATCTCACGATCTTTCGGATGACTCCTGTTCTCAATGGAACTGGATACATTTTTTAGATATTTTCCAGCAGCCTGCATTGCATTCTCGATCTCAAATATTTCAGGTCTTCGTGAAAAATCACCCACGGGCACATATCGGATTATTTTGTATTTTATGTCCCCAATATCTGATAGGAATCTGGCTATGTTCTGGATCTCATCAATTTCAACAATTCCCGGAATATATACTGTATTTACTTCAAATTCAAATTGATATTCATAAAGCAGCCGTATCGCTTCTAATACTTTTTTATTATCCTTTCCTGTATACCATTTATGCATGTCAGGATCAAGGGCCTTCAGGTCAATGTGAACTACAGTCCCCTTGATTTTCTCTATAATTGATTCATCCAGCAGGTATCCATTAGTGGACAGAATTACATCCCTGCCATCCAGTTGGATTAATATTGAAAGCAGACCCTGTTTATCCAGTGTTGGCTCACCTCCTGCAAGCATCACCTTTTTGTTAATAGGTATATGAGTTGCCAGCAGTTCTGCTGATATT is from Methanosarcinales archaeon and encodes:
- a CDS encoding radical SAM protein; protein product: MHISYLAVSANRCTIQFAGCNFNCRGCFSNEKRNGGIAISAELLATHIPINKKVMLAGGEPTLDKQGLLSILIQLDGRDVILSTNGYLLDESIIEKIKGTVVHIDLKALDPDMHKWYTGKDNKKVLEAIRLLYEYQFEFEVNTVYIPGIVEIDEIQNIARFLSDIGDIKYKIIRYVPVGDFSRRPEIFEIENAMQAAGKYLKNVSSSIENRSHPKDREIISVI